The following are encoded in a window of Arctopsyche grandis isolate Sample6627 chromosome 4, ASM5162203v2, whole genome shotgun sequence genomic DNA:
- the Trm1 gene encoding tRNA methyltransferase 1 isoform X2, translating into MLTCTLTDFSTRLVASRLQCLYRMGATRAGGVEAGGLSGAAVEGSGGGGGDGNGDGERERDRVSWGREGQAHFQLEADRVFYNPVQEFNRDLSIAVLRTYLANFKRNSTDISKVTLLEALSASGLRSMRYAKEIEGIDTIIANDISAKAVESIEANIELNKVGHIVKSSHDDATMIMYKNKGKNNRFTALDLDPYGCPSIFLDGAVQCVDDGGLLLVTATDMAVLAGNCPETCYSKYGSISLKSKACHENGLRILLQCIESHANRYGRYIEPLLSVSVDFYIRVFVRVFSGSNECKKTTSKLSMVYQCVGCDSFILQPLGIFKPNPTAKLPDNMKACLPHTPTVSPNCDHCGHKYHMGGPIWSGPLHNMAFVEKLLKLIQSEGDKFSTAKRMEGMLFMISEELNDIPLYYSMEKFSAVLHLQNIPMLIMRSAIMNGGYRVSYSHAYKMSVKTDAPAAFLWDIFRSWEKIHPVKKSRLVEGSPAQAILSKEIVTQVDFTERHDANPDSRKHGFLRFQYNPLPFWGPGTRSTARVGEDKMNRSRKNQNKNSIHKSKDFNLKRERSPETPIDDIKHLKVESDNT; encoded by the exons ATGTTGACATGCACGTTGACAGATTTTAGCACGAGGTTGGTCGCAAGTAGGCTGCAGTGTTTGTATCGAATGGGGGCCACCAGAGCCGGAGGGGTCGAAGCGGGGGGTCTGAGTGGGGCGGCCGTCGAGGggagcgggggcgggggcggggatGGAAACGGGGACGGGGAAAGGGAAAGGGATCGGGTGTCGTGGGGGCGCGAAGGACAGGCGCATTTCCAGCTGGAGGCCGATCGCGTATTCTACAATCCAGTCCAGGAATTCAACCGAGACCTCAGTATTGCCGTGCTGCGAACATATCTTGCAAATTTCAAACGGAATTCCACTGatatt TCAAAGGTGACCCTTCTTGAAGCCCTATCAGCTTCGGGCTTAAGGAGTATGAGATATGCTAAGGAAATTGAAGGCATCGATACAATTATTGCTAATGATATATCAGCAAAAGCTGTGGAAAGTATAGAAGCCAATATTGAATTGAACAAAGTTGGCCATATTGTAAAATCCAGTCACGACGATGCAAC AATGATCATGTACAAAAACAAAGGGAAAAACAATCGTTTCACTGCGCTGGATCTTGATCCGTATGGATGTCCGTCGATATTTTTAGATGGGGCTGTACAGTGTGTGGACGATGGTGGATTGCTATTAGTTACAGCTACAGATATGGCAGTGCTCGCTGGTAATTGCCCAGAGACGTGTTATTCTAAATATGGTTCAATCAGTCTCAAGTCTAAAGCGTGTCACGAAAAT GGCCTAAGAATACTTTTACAATGTATTGAATCGCATGCTAATAGATACGGGCGATATATCGAACCTTTACTCAGTGTTTCGGTGGACTTTTATATACGAGTTTTTGTAAGAGTTTTTTCTGGATCAAATGAATGTAAAAAAACTACCAG CAAATTATCTATGGTTTATCAATGTGTTGGatgtgatagttttattttacaaccGTTAGGCATATTTAAACCTAATCCCACAGCTAAACTGCCTGATAATATGAAAGCTTGTTTACCACACACACCGACAGTTTCTCCTAATTGTGATCATTGTGGTCATAAGTATCAT ATGGGTGGACCTATTTGGTCTGGTCCATTACACAATATGGCTTTTGTAGAAAAACTTCTTAAATTGATACAGTCAGAAGGAGATAAATTCTCAACAGCGAAAAGAATGGAAGGCATGTTGTTCATGATAAGTGAAGAATTAAACGATATTCcattatattattcaatggAAAAATTTTCTGCAGTACttcatttacaaaatattcCAATGTTAATAATGAG gtcAGCGATAATGAATGGTGGATATAGAGTGTCTTATTCACATGCTTATAAAATGTCTGTTAAAACAGATGCTCCGGCAGCATTTTTGTGGGACATATTTAGGAGTTGGGAGAAAATTCACCCGGTTaaaaaatcgag attAGTCGAAGGTAGTCCAGCACAGGCTATTTTATCGAAAGAAATTGTTACTCAGGTTGATTTTACTGAACGTCATGATGCAAACCCTGATAGTAGAAAACATGGGTTTTTGAGATTTCAATACAACCCTTTGCCGTTTTGGGGACCTGGTACTAGATCTACTGCAAG aGTCGGGGAAGATAAAATGAATAGAAgtagaaaaaatcaaaataaaaatagcatacataaaAGTAAAGACTTTAATCTTAAAAGAGAGAGATCCCCTGAGACCCCTATAGATGATATAAAACATTTGAAAGTTGAATCTGATAATacgtga
- the Trm1 gene encoding tRNA methyltransferase 1 isoform X1 → MLTCTLTDFSTRLVASRLQCLYRMGATRAGGVEAGGLSGAAVEGSGGGGGDGNGDGERERDRVSWGREGQAHFQLEADRVFYNPVQEFNRDLSIAVLRTYLANFKRNSTDIVNSKVTLLEALSASGLRSMRYAKEIEGIDTIIANDISAKAVESIEANIELNKVGHIVKSSHDDATMIMYKNKGKNNRFTALDLDPYGCPSIFLDGAVQCVDDGGLLLVTATDMAVLAGNCPETCYSKYGSISLKSKACHENGLRILLQCIESHANRYGRYIEPLLSVSVDFYIRVFVRVFSGSNECKKTTSKLSMVYQCVGCDSFILQPLGIFKPNPTAKLPDNMKACLPHTPTVSPNCDHCGHKYHMGGPIWSGPLHNMAFVEKLLKLIQSEGDKFSTAKRMEGMLFMISEELNDIPLYYSMEKFSAVLHLQNIPMLIMRSAIMNGGYRVSYSHAYKMSVKTDAPAAFLWDIFRSWEKIHPVKKSRLVEGSPAQAILSKEIVTQVDFTERHDANPDSRKHGFLRFQYNPLPFWGPGTRSTARVGEDKMNRSRKNQNKNSIHKSKDFNLKRERSPETPIDDIKHLKVESDNT, encoded by the exons ATGTTGACATGCACGTTGACAGATTTTAGCACGAGGTTGGTCGCAAGTAGGCTGCAGTGTTTGTATCGAATGGGGGCCACCAGAGCCGGAGGGGTCGAAGCGGGGGGTCTGAGTGGGGCGGCCGTCGAGGggagcgggggcgggggcggggatGGAAACGGGGACGGGGAAAGGGAAAGGGATCGGGTGTCGTGGGGGCGCGAAGGACAGGCGCATTTCCAGCTGGAGGCCGATCGCGTATTCTACAATCCAGTCCAGGAATTCAACCGAGACCTCAGTATTGCCGTGCTGCGAACATATCTTGCAAATTTCAAACGGAATTCCACTGatattgtaaat TCAAAGGTGACCCTTCTTGAAGCCCTATCAGCTTCGGGCTTAAGGAGTATGAGATATGCTAAGGAAATTGAAGGCATCGATACAATTATTGCTAATGATATATCAGCAAAAGCTGTGGAAAGTATAGAAGCCAATATTGAATTGAACAAAGTTGGCCATATTGTAAAATCCAGTCACGACGATGCAAC AATGATCATGTACAAAAACAAAGGGAAAAACAATCGTTTCACTGCGCTGGATCTTGATCCGTATGGATGTCCGTCGATATTTTTAGATGGGGCTGTACAGTGTGTGGACGATGGTGGATTGCTATTAGTTACAGCTACAGATATGGCAGTGCTCGCTGGTAATTGCCCAGAGACGTGTTATTCTAAATATGGTTCAATCAGTCTCAAGTCTAAAGCGTGTCACGAAAAT GGCCTAAGAATACTTTTACAATGTATTGAATCGCATGCTAATAGATACGGGCGATATATCGAACCTTTACTCAGTGTTTCGGTGGACTTTTATATACGAGTTTTTGTAAGAGTTTTTTCTGGATCAAATGAATGTAAAAAAACTACCAG CAAATTATCTATGGTTTATCAATGTGTTGGatgtgatagttttattttacaaccGTTAGGCATATTTAAACCTAATCCCACAGCTAAACTGCCTGATAATATGAAAGCTTGTTTACCACACACACCGACAGTTTCTCCTAATTGTGATCATTGTGGTCATAAGTATCAT ATGGGTGGACCTATTTGGTCTGGTCCATTACACAATATGGCTTTTGTAGAAAAACTTCTTAAATTGATACAGTCAGAAGGAGATAAATTCTCAACAGCGAAAAGAATGGAAGGCATGTTGTTCATGATAAGTGAAGAATTAAACGATATTCcattatattattcaatggAAAAATTTTCTGCAGTACttcatttacaaaatattcCAATGTTAATAATGAG gtcAGCGATAATGAATGGTGGATATAGAGTGTCTTATTCACATGCTTATAAAATGTCTGTTAAAACAGATGCTCCGGCAGCATTTTTGTGGGACATATTTAGGAGTTGGGAGAAAATTCACCCGGTTaaaaaatcgag attAGTCGAAGGTAGTCCAGCACAGGCTATTTTATCGAAAGAAATTGTTACTCAGGTTGATTTTACTGAACGTCATGATGCAAACCCTGATAGTAGAAAACATGGGTTTTTGAGATTTCAATACAACCCTTTGCCGTTTTGGGGACCTGGTACTAGATCTACTGCAAG aGTCGGGGAAGATAAAATGAATAGAAgtagaaaaaatcaaaataaaaatagcatacataaaAGTAAAGACTTTAATCTTAAAAGAGAGAGATCCCCTGAGACCCCTATAGATGATATAAAACATTTGAAAGTTGAATCTGATAATacgtga
- the LOC143910552 gene encoding uncharacterized protein LOC143910552 gives MSDKTRMGDPVSPGKKANTSSEESTENNQHVESEEVRNESIKQIPTQETTLLEEKQCSLIARLDADTSTSQIRSFPADQSFHIEELSFEELSFEEHTSEELSSFDLISTSNEHLDDSLVLDDPSIFNENFWDQCEKSSLQESQEATISAAALYNALSSIQMHHCVEDSELPEKHFITLDETQQKLEEFREQAEAKLVITEIWDDIFNTFWTFNGEHEPEEFDSSVKQWIESIQNSESNENLEDDNTRLQDISSVINELQELEDKIFEQEFCLNMRQQRENTRQNKKIENIKWQKKCEKKWLFNEKRKESERAFTLEIQSNELKKIKFNSNIETPIATSSKIEQRSNIDSNKRKSFDNNLLKWQLRFKNHFSIIEKRKLVHDNAIKEKWNYDYQIRCNMQLKPAISLTPILENNLSIPIPKQEIDNSKIYNSRKANELEWKNRFERQCLPYNMSYLAEETILKQQWKHDIQLRRDIQLVPAMELSDKSSNIKEYSAKSNKSAISNIYKAKNEQIDLIPPIQNTRPDTNVSSTSSTLQTLSQNVWWPANTDITNTSMTQSLQSIDNNALSPYTNAEFQFFQEDITSFEQFENDAYDIEMQRFITEQMHEAQKPVEQYKEIEKKIMNTIRTSMLHINPLISNDENIIYFHMLSEDNEEYSKICKRFHMTTEKIYTITRIANIINPYLNVGYSLRKLEYIAAYGKENVHDMVVFRGLKRGRDAKSIMVHNWNWRCYVKSDHQPFGKGVTFASMAKHALKDCDDDGEKMMASALIIVTEADFDENVVEIREPVNQIFSKFRDDEYCPKYVVYFI, from the exons ATGAGCGATAAAACAAG aatgGGCGACCCCGTGTCTCCTGGTAAAAAAGCCAACACAAGCTCTGAAGAATCGACAGAAAACAATCAACATGTTGAGAGCGAAGAGGTCAGAAATGAATCGATCAAACAGATACCTACACAAGAGACAACATTACTGGAAGAAAAACAATGTTCATTGATCGCAAGACTCGATGCAGACACCTCAACATCTCAGATACGCTCATTTCCTGCAGATCAGTCGTTTCACATAGAAGAACTATCATTCGAAGAACTCTCATTTGAAGAGCATACAAGCGAAGAGCTATCCAGTTTTGACTTAATATCTACAAGTAATGAACATCTAGATGACTCGCTCGTTTTAGATGATCCAtcgattttcaatgaaaatttttggGATCAATGTGAAAAATCTTCACTTCAAGAATCACAAGAAGCTACAATTTCAGCTGCAGCTCTATACAATGCCCTATCATCGATTCAAATGCACCATTGTGTGGAAGATAGTGAGTTGCcagaaaaacattttattacattggaTGAAACACAACAAAAACTGGAAGAATTTAGGGAACAGGCAGAAGCAAAATTGGTGATTACAGAAATATGggatgatatttttaatactttttggaCATTTAACGGAGAACATGAACCTGAGGAATTTGATAGTAGCGTAAAACAATGGATAGAAAGTATTCAAAATAGTGAATCTAATGAAAATTTGGAGGACGATAATACACGATTACAAGATATTAGTTCAGTGATTAATGAGTTACAGGAACTTGAAGACAAAATTTTCGAACAAGAATTTTGCTTGAATATGCGTCAACAACGTGAAAATAcacgtcaaaataaaaaaattgaaaacattaaatgGCAGaagaaatgtgaaaaaaaatggttatttAACGAAAAGCGCAAAGAGAGCGAAAGAGCTTTCACGCTTGAAATTCAATCTAatgaactaaaaaaaattaaatttaactcgAACATTGAAACTCCGATAGCTACATCATCTAAAATAGAACAGCGTAGCAATATTGATAGTAACAAACGTAAATCATTTGACAATAATCTATTAAAATGGCAGTTGAGATTCAAAAATCATTTCTCAATAATTGAAAAAAGGAAACTTGTACATGATAATgcaatcaaagaaaaatggaatTATGACTATCAAATTAGGTGCAATATGCAACTTAAGCCAGCAATTTCTTTAACACCAAttcttgaaaataatttaagtatCCCTATACCAAAACAAGAAATAGATaacagtaaaatatataattcgcGTAAAGCAAATGAACTAGAATGGAAAAATAGGTTTGAAAGACAATGTCTACCGTATAACATGAGTTATCTTGCAGAAGAAACCATTCTTAAACAACAATGGAAGCATGATATTCAACTTAGACGAGATATACAACTCGTACCAGCAATGGAATTGAGTGATAAATCATCTAATATTAAAGAATATAGTGCCAAATCGAATAAAAGCGCAATTAGCAATATCTACAAAGCTAAAAACGAACAAATAGATTTAATACCACCAATTCAAAATACACGGCCAGATACTAATGTTTCAAGCACGAGCTCAACACTACAAACACTAAGTCAAAATGTATGGTGGCCAGCTAATACAGATATAACAAATACATCGATGACTCAATCATTACAGTCAATAGACAATAATGCATTATCTCCATACACCAATGCTGAATTTCAATTCTTTCAAGAGGATATAACAAGTTTTGAACAATTCGAAAACGACGCCTACGACATTGAAATGCAAAGATTCATAACAGAACAGATGCACGAAGCTCAAAAACCTGTGGAACAATAcaaagaaattgaaaaaaaaatcatgaacaCAATTAGAACGTCTATGCTTCACATTAACCCGCTGATCTCAAATgacgaaaatattatttatttccatATGCTTTCAGAGGATAATGaagaatattcaaaaatatgcaAGAGGTTCCACATGActacagaaaaaatatatacaattacacGTATAGCCAATATAATTAACCCTTATTTGAATGTCGGATATTCGCTTAGGAAGCTAGAATATATTGCAGCATACGGAAAAGAAAACGTTCATGATATGGTGGTTTTCCGTGGACTGAAGAGAGGACGCGATGCTAAATCGATAATGGTACACAATTGGAATTGGCGTTGCTATGTAAAAAGTGACCATCAGCCATTTGGAAAAGGTGTAACATTCGCATCTATGGCTAAACACGCGTTGAAAGACTGTGATGACGATGGCGAAAAAATGATGGCCAGTGCATTGATCATCGTCACCGAAGCCGATTTTGATGAGAATGTGGTAGAAATACGGGAACCTGTCAACcagatattttcaaaatttagagACGATGAATACTGTCCCAAATATGTTGTGTATTTCATTTAA